One genomic region from Arthrobacter sp. YN encodes:
- a CDS encoding TatD family hydrolase, with the protein MCNSLAPAAYRASSEDMDSRKEYPPAPEPLPVPVMDNHTHLDFRHGLIEVSVRDAMDSAEAVGVHGAVQVGCDLESSRFTVQAVDADPRLLGAVAIHPNDAPVYAGRGELESALAEIEELAAHPRIRAIGETGLDFFRTHGEGLVAQRYSFRRHIDIAKRLGLTLQIHDRDAHDDVVQVLMEEGAPERVVFHCFSGDEELARICNQNGWYMSFAGTMTFKNAGNLRAALAIAEPQRILVETDSPFLTPHPYRGRPNASYMVPYTVRSMAEVTGDDLSELCSRLAENTLEAYGSWA; encoded by the coding sequence ATGTGTAATTCGCTCGCCCCTGCTGCGTACCGTGCGTCATCCGAGGATATGGATTCCCGCAAGGAGTACCCGCCGGCACCGGAACCCCTCCCCGTTCCCGTCATGGACAACCACACGCATCTGGATTTCCGGCACGGACTGATCGAGGTCTCGGTCCGGGACGCGATGGACTCGGCTGAGGCCGTCGGTGTGCACGGCGCTGTGCAGGTGGGCTGCGACCTGGAATCGTCCCGCTTCACCGTGCAGGCAGTGGACGCGGATCCGCGCCTGCTCGGTGCCGTAGCAATCCACCCCAACGATGCCCCGGTGTACGCCGGGCGCGGTGAATTGGAGTCGGCGCTCGCCGAGATCGAAGAGCTGGCAGCCCACCCGCGGATCCGCGCCATCGGTGAAACGGGACTGGATTTTTTCCGGACCCACGGGGAAGGGCTGGTGGCCCAGCGGTACTCGTTCCGGCGCCACATCGACATCGCGAAACGGCTGGGACTGACCTTGCAGATCCACGACCGCGACGCCCACGACGACGTGGTGCAGGTGTTGATGGAGGAAGGCGCCCCGGAGCGGGTGGTGTTCCACTGTTTCTCGGGGGACGAAGAATTGGCACGGATCTGCAACCAGAACGGGTGGTACATGTCTTTTGCGGGCACCATGACCTTCAAAAATGCCGGGAACCTTCGTGCAGCACTGGCCATCGCCGAGCCACAGCGGATCCTGGTGGAAACCGATTCGCCGTTCTTGACGCCCCACCCGTACCGTGGTCGGCCGAACGCGAGCTACATGGTTCCCTACACGGTCCGGTCCATGGCGGAAGTGACTGGGGATGACCTCTCCGAACTCTGTTCGCGTTTGGCGGAAAATACGCTCGAGGCCTACGGCTCGTGGGCCTAG
- a CDS encoding resuscitation-promoting factor, with translation MIKFFTTDGKFSFLKVGAQLLVVAALVVGVVAFVGNNKTVTLNVDGKVSSIQTFGGTVDQVVKAAKVELKDADRVSPALDARVDNGSVVNINLAKAVSIELDGARKTVNTNAPDVAALVSELGVASSSEISQPKEASLEVTGSFVSISTPKTISVVADGKDTSTTTTAADVATVLKDTGVTVGANDRISQPGNAPIVQDMVIKVSRVDTSKTAEATEEVPFESVKTETAELFKGEEKVTQEGVAGSLVKTFKLVMVDGREASRALVSSNVTTKPVTEKVSVGTKARPVAAPAKAAATSSGPTGAPNEGMWDRIAQCESGGNWSINTGNGYYGGLQFSSPTWLANGGGAYAPNASLATKAQQIDIANRLYAKNGLRDWGCAHAA, from the coding sequence GTGATCAAGTTCTTCACAACGGATGGCAAGTTCAGCTTCCTCAAAGTCGGTGCCCAGTTGCTGGTTGTCGCAGCGCTGGTGGTCGGAGTTGTCGCCTTTGTGGGCAACAACAAGACTGTCACCCTCAACGTGGACGGCAAGGTAAGTTCCATCCAGACCTTTGGCGGCACCGTAGACCAGGTGGTCAAGGCGGCCAAGGTCGAGCTGAAGGACGCTGACAGGGTCTCGCCCGCCCTCGACGCCCGTGTGGATAACGGCTCCGTGGTCAACATCAACCTCGCGAAGGCTGTGTCCATCGAATTGGACGGCGCGCGCAAGACCGTCAACACGAACGCCCCCGATGTCGCCGCACTGGTCAGCGAACTTGGAGTGGCAAGCTCCTCGGAGATCTCCCAGCCGAAGGAAGCATCGCTGGAAGTCACCGGCTCCTTTGTCTCCATCTCAACTCCCAAGACCATCAGCGTTGTTGCCGACGGCAAGGACACCAGCACCACCACGACGGCGGCCGACGTCGCCACCGTGCTCAAGGACACCGGCGTCACTGTCGGCGCCAACGACCGCATCTCCCAGCCTGGCAACGCGCCCATCGTCCAGGACATGGTGATAAAGGTCTCCCGCGTGGACACCAGCAAGACAGCCGAAGCCACGGAGGAAGTGCCCTTCGAAAGCGTGAAGACCGAAACCGCTGAGCTGTTCAAGGGCGAAGAGAAGGTTACCCAGGAAGGCGTAGCCGGTTCGCTGGTCAAGACGTTCAAGCTGGTCATGGTTGACGGACGCGAAGCTTCACGGGCCCTCGTCTCAAGCAATGTCACCACGAAGCCGGTCACCGAAAAGGTCAGCGTTGGCACCAAAGCCCGCCCCGTAGCTGCTCCGGCCAAGGCAGCAGCAACCTCCAGCGGCCCCACGGGCGCCCCGAACGAAGGCATGTGGGACAGAATTGCCCAGTGTGAGTCCGGTGGAAACTGGTCCATCAACACCGGCAACGGCTACTACGGCGGCCTTCAGTTCTCCAGCCCGACGTGGCTTGCCAATGGTGGCGGAGCTTACGCTCCCAACGCCAGCCTGGCCACCAAGGCACAGCAGATTGATATCGCCAACCGCCTCTACGCCAAGAACGGCCTCCGCGACTGGGGCTGCGCGCACGCAGCCTGA
- the rsmA gene encoding 16S rRNA (adenine(1518)-N(6)/adenine(1519)-N(6))-dimethyltransferase RsmA — protein MTEPNSEPAAVAPLLGATDIRRLAEEIGVRPTKTLGQNFVIDGNTIRRIVAAANIDSNETVLEVGPGLGSLTLGLLDAAKTVVAVEIDPVLAEKLPATVRAWRPGAEDNFHLVLSDAMKVTELPVPPTALVANLPYNVAVPVVLHLLQHFPSLQHGLVMVQDEVADRLAATPGSKIYGVPSVKAAWYGHMRKAGVIGMNVFWPAPKIHSGLVAFTRHDPPQTHATREQVFAVIDAAFAQRRKTLRAALAGWAGSATEAERCLVAAGVDPTARGEVLDISAYVKIAEARHPVDA, from the coding sequence GTGACTGAACCGAATTCCGAACCCGCCGCCGTCGCGCCTTTGCTGGGCGCCACAGACATCCGACGGCTTGCCGAGGAAATCGGTGTACGCCCTACGAAGACCCTGGGGCAGAACTTTGTGATCGACGGCAACACCATCCGCAGGATTGTGGCCGCCGCCAATATCGACTCCAACGAAACCGTGCTGGAAGTCGGCCCGGGGCTTGGCTCGCTGACCCTCGGCTTGCTGGACGCAGCCAAGACTGTTGTGGCGGTGGAGATCGATCCCGTGTTGGCGGAGAAACTGCCGGCGACCGTGCGCGCCTGGCGGCCCGGAGCGGAAGACAACTTCCACCTGGTGCTCTCCGACGCCATGAAGGTCACCGAACTGCCCGTGCCTCCCACGGCACTGGTGGCAAACCTGCCATACAACGTTGCCGTCCCCGTGGTGCTTCACCTCCTGCAGCATTTCCCGAGCCTGCAGCACGGCCTGGTCATGGTGCAGGACGAAGTAGCTGACAGGCTTGCCGCGACTCCCGGGTCCAAGATCTACGGTGTTCCATCGGTGAAGGCTGCTTGGTACGGACACATGCGCAAGGCCGGTGTCATCGGCATGAACGTGTTCTGGCCTGCACCCAAGATCCATTCCGGGCTCGTGGCTTTCACACGCCACGATCCGCCACAGACGCATGCCACCCGCGAACAGGTCTTTGCCGTCATCGATGCTGCGTTCGCCCAACGCCGGAAGACCCTCCGCGCTGCGCTGGCCGGCTGGGCCGGGAGCGCCACTGAGGCAGAACGATGCCTGGTTGCCGCCGGCGTGGACCCCACCGCGCGCGGCGAAGTCCTGGATATCTCCGCCTACGTCAAGATCGCCGAAGCCCGCCACCCCGTGGACGCATGA
- a CDS encoding 4-(cytidine 5'-diphospho)-2-C-methyl-D-erythritol kinase has protein sequence MNPGTRKPSSLPFAGDRFHARTVRVKAPGKVNVSLSVGPLRPDGYHSVASVYLAVSLYEEVAATSTEAQGITVSISPDSTLDLDGVDIPLDERNLAYKAAAIMAEMSEKPTGVHLDITKRVPVAGGMGGGSADAAATLLACDALWNSGLSREELAHLAAELGADVPFSLLGGTAVGLGVGDKLSPALAKAQMDWVLVFADYGLSTPDVFRTLDGLRDSEGMDIPEPVAVDPTILQALRHGDPETLSRVLINDLQRASIALAPQLRDTIGLGEARGALAGMVSGSGPTIALLARDSVSASVLAEELTHRGHTALAVHGPVPGARIISDTLL, from the coding sequence ATGAACCCGGGCACCCGCAAACCCAGCAGCCTGCCGTTCGCGGGGGACCGCTTCCATGCCCGGACAGTCCGCGTCAAAGCGCCCGGGAAGGTCAACGTGTCCCTGAGCGTCGGACCGCTGCGGCCTGATGGTTACCATTCGGTGGCCAGCGTCTACCTTGCCGTTTCCCTCTATGAGGAAGTAGCGGCAACCAGCACCGAGGCCCAGGGGATCACTGTCAGCATCAGCCCCGACAGCACGCTTGACCTCGACGGTGTGGACATTCCGCTGGATGAGCGGAACCTTGCCTACAAGGCCGCGGCCATCATGGCCGAAATGTCCGAGAAACCCACCGGCGTGCATCTTGACATCACCAAGCGCGTGCCCGTGGCCGGTGGCATGGGCGGCGGTTCAGCGGATGCCGCGGCAACCCTGCTGGCCTGCGATGCCCTGTGGAACAGCGGACTGTCCCGCGAGGAACTCGCGCATCTGGCGGCCGAGTTGGGCGCAGACGTGCCGTTCTCGCTCCTGGGAGGCACCGCCGTCGGGCTGGGCGTGGGCGACAAACTCTCCCCGGCTTTGGCCAAAGCCCAGATGGACTGGGTGCTGGTCTTTGCAGATTACGGGCTCTCGACACCTGACGTGTTCCGGACCCTTGACGGACTACGGGATTCCGAGGGTATGGACATTCCGGAACCAGTGGCCGTGGACCCCACCATCCTCCAAGCGCTCCGTCATGGAGACCCTGAGACGCTCAGCCGCGTGCTGATCAACGACCTCCAGAGGGCTTCCATTGCGTTGGCGCCGCAACTTCGCGACACCATCGGACTGGGCGAAGCGCGCGGCGCCCTGGCCGGAATGGTCTCTGGCTCCGGCCCCACCATTGCGCTGCTTGCCCGCGACTCCGTTTCAGCCAGTGTCCTCGCCGAAGAATTGACCCACCGGGGCCACACTGCCTTGGCGGTCCACGGCCCGGTGCCCGGCGCCCGGATCATCTCCGATACCCTCCTTTAG
- a CDS encoding ABC-F family ATP-binding cassette domain-containing protein, translating into MAHLLGGENLTVSFATRTVLDGVTLGLEDGDRIGMVGRNGDGKSTLMRLLASRSTPDSGRVTKRGDVNVGYLDQGDVLDGDLTVGAAIVGDRADHEWAANAKIREVMGGLVGDVDWHANVHALSGGQKRRVALAKLLIEDHDVIMLDEPTNHLDVEGVAWLARHLKTRWRANQGAFLVVTHDRWFLDEVCNYTWEVHDAMVDMFDGGYAAYVLARAERDRMASVVEGKRQQLVKKELAWLRRGAPARTAKPKFRIEAANDLIADVPDPRDSVALSKMATARLGKDVLDLENITLDFLGGESGQKLFDNITLRLAPGERLGLVGVNGAGKSTLLKLLNGEVQPTSGKVKRGKTVVTAVLTQDVKELDDVSDLRVIEVIEREKRSFSVGGKEFTAGQLVEQLGFTKEKQWTPVSDLSGGERRRLQLLRLLVGEPNVLMLDEPTNDLDTDTLAAVEDVLDGWPGTLVVVSHDRYLLERVTDNQMALLGDGKLRGLPGGVDQYLELREAALASGAIGGGSGAPTSAGSSSAAAPSGASEAEKREARKDLNRIDRQLGKISQQEEKLHTQMAAKSESGDFDALGELNAKLQELLEEKEGLELEWLEAAETLGE; encoded by the coding sequence TTGGCCCACCTGCTTGGCGGCGAAAACCTCACCGTTTCGTTCGCGACCCGCACTGTCCTCGACGGCGTCACCCTCGGCTTGGAGGATGGCGACCGCATCGGCATGGTGGGCCGCAACGGCGACGGCAAATCGACGCTCATGCGCCTGCTCGCCTCCCGCTCGACGCCGGACTCCGGACGGGTCACCAAACGGGGCGATGTCAACGTCGGCTACCTGGACCAAGGCGACGTGCTCGACGGCGACCTGACAGTGGGCGCCGCGATCGTCGGCGACCGCGCGGACCACGAATGGGCCGCCAACGCCAAGATCCGCGAAGTCATGGGCGGACTGGTGGGCGACGTCGACTGGCATGCCAACGTCCACGCCCTTTCAGGTGGCCAAAAGCGCCGCGTTGCGCTGGCCAAGCTCCTCATCGAAGACCACGACGTCATCATGCTGGACGAACCCACCAACCATCTGGACGTAGAAGGCGTCGCCTGGCTGGCCCGGCACCTGAAGACGCGCTGGCGCGCCAACCAGGGCGCGTTCCTGGTGGTCACCCACGATCGCTGGTTCCTCGATGAAGTCTGCAACTACACCTGGGAAGTCCACGACGCCATGGTGGACATGTTCGACGGCGGATACGCCGCCTACGTTCTGGCCCGCGCCGAGCGTGACCGCATGGCCTCCGTCGTCGAAGGTAAGCGCCAGCAGCTCGTCAAAAAGGAACTCGCGTGGTTGAGGCGCGGCGCCCCCGCCCGGACGGCCAAGCCGAAATTCCGCATCGAAGCCGCCAACGACCTCATTGCCGACGTGCCCGATCCCCGCGACTCGGTTGCCCTCAGCAAGATGGCCACTGCCCGTCTCGGCAAAGACGTCCTGGACCTGGAGAACATCACCCTGGACTTTTTGGGCGGCGAGAGCGGACAGAAGCTCTTTGACAACATCACGCTGCGGCTCGCACCGGGCGAACGCCTCGGCCTGGTGGGTGTCAACGGTGCCGGAAAGTCCACGCTGCTGAAACTGCTCAACGGCGAAGTCCAGCCGACTTCAGGCAAGGTCAAGCGCGGCAAGACCGTGGTCACCGCCGTGCTTACCCAGGACGTCAAAGAGCTCGACGACGTCTCCGACCTTCGCGTCATTGAGGTCATCGAACGCGAAAAGCGGTCCTTCAGCGTGGGCGGCAAGGAATTCACCGCCGGCCAGCTGGTGGAACAACTGGGGTTCACCAAGGAAAAGCAGTGGACACCCGTCAGCGACCTCTCAGGTGGTGAGCGCCGCAGGCTCCAACTCCTGCGTCTCCTGGTAGGGGAGCCCAACGTCCTCATGCTCGACGAACCCACCAACGACCTCGACACCGACACCCTGGCCGCCGTCGAAGACGTCCTGGACGGCTGGCCCGGGACACTGGTGGTTGTCAGCCACGACCGTTATCTGCTGGAACGCGTCACCGACAACCAGATGGCGTTGCTCGGCGACGGCAAACTCCGCGGCCTGCCCGGCGGCGTCGACCAGTATCTCGAGCTGCGTGAAGCCGCCCTTGCGTCCGGCGCGATTGGTGGGGGCTCCGGCGCACCTACCTCTGCCGGCTCTTCTTCCGCTGCTGCTCCGTCCGGTGCCAGCGAAGCCGAAAAGCGGGAGGCCCGCAAGGACCTCAACAGGATCGACCGCCAACTCGGCAAGATTTCCCAGCAGGAAGAGAAGCTGCACACCCAAATGGCAGCGAAGTCCGAATCCGGCGACTTCGACGCCTTGGGGGAACTCAACGCCAAGCTGCAGGAGTTGCTCGAGGAAAAGGAAGGGCTGGAGCTGGAGTGGTTGGAGGCCGCTGAAACCCTCGGCGAGTGA
- a CDS encoding TetR/AcrR family transcriptional regulator, with protein sequence MTGQQRKSQLIGIGRALFAVRGLDGTTIEEIAASAGVSKPVIYEHFGSKEGLYRQVVETEFRILLDSITEALSTEAKPRVLVERAALALLGYIEDRTDGFRILMRDAPPSQPEGAFSTLLSHVTARVEHLLSDEFARRGFSAADGAMYAQMLVGMVAMTGQWWLDSRTPDKRAVAAHLVNLAWNGLTGLQKEPGLRSEA encoded by the coding sequence ATGACCGGCCAGCAGCGCAAATCCCAGCTCATCGGCATTGGCCGCGCACTCTTCGCTGTCCGGGGCCTGGACGGCACCACCATCGAGGAAATCGCAGCCAGCGCTGGAGTTTCCAAGCCCGTCATCTACGAGCACTTCGGCTCCAAGGAAGGCCTGTACCGGCAGGTCGTGGAGACCGAATTCAGGATCCTGCTGGACTCCATCACCGAGGCCCTCAGCACCGAAGCCAAACCCCGGGTACTGGTGGAACGCGCTGCACTGGCCCTCCTTGGCTACATCGAAGACCGCACCGACGGCTTTCGGATCCTCATGCGGGACGCCCCGCCGTCGCAGCCCGAGGGCGCCTTCTCCACGTTGCTCTCCCACGTCACTGCCCGGGTGGAGCACCTGCTGTCCGACGAATTCGCCCGCCGCGGGTTCAGTGCCGCAGACGGTGCCATGTATGCGCAGATGCTGGTGGGGATGGTGGCAATGACCGGCCAGTGGTGGCTCGACAGCCGCACACCGGACAAGCGCGCCGTCGCCGCCCACCTGGTGAACCTGGCATGGAACGGCCTCACCGGGTTGCAAAAGGAGCCCGGACTGCGTTCCGAGGCGTAG
- the glmU gene encoding bifunctional UDP-N-acetylglucosamine diphosphorylase/glucosamine-1-phosphate N-acetyltransferase GlmU — translation MSPESTGPAAVIVLAAGAGTRMKSRTPKILHEIGGRSMVGHALLAARSITPLKLALVVRHERDRVAEHVTGLDPEALIVDQDDVPGTGRAVEVALKALDAEAELTGTVVVTYGDVPLLTGELLGELVTTHEAEGNAVTVLTAVLDDATGYGRILRAEDGTVTGIREHKDASESERSIREVNSGIYAFDAAVLRTALAKVTTDNAQGEMYLTDVLGLARDAGGRVAAVVTEDRWQVEGANDRIQLSALGAEHNRRIIESWMRSGVTVVDPATTWIDSTVTLDEDVRLLPNTQLHGSTTVARDAVVGPDTTLTDVNVGEGAKVIRTHGSGSTIGAKASVGPFTYLRPGTVLGETGKIGAFYETKNVTIGRGSKLSHLGYAGDAEIGEDTNIGCGNITANYDGEKKHRTVIGSGVRTGSNTVFVAPVTVGDGAYSGAGAVIRKDVPAGALALSLAAQRNAEGWVIANRPGTASATLAEAAQEPASASISSQSPATIEEGKQA, via the coding sequence GTGAGCCCCGAATCCACCGGTCCCGCAGCGGTCATAGTTTTGGCCGCAGGCGCTGGAACGCGCATGAAGTCCCGGACCCCCAAGATTCTCCACGAAATTGGCGGACGCTCCATGGTGGGCCACGCTCTCCTGGCAGCCCGTTCCATCACTCCGCTGAAGCTGGCGCTTGTTGTCCGGCACGAGCGCGACCGCGTGGCCGAGCATGTCACCGGGCTGGATCCCGAAGCACTGATAGTTGACCAGGACGATGTCCCCGGTACGGGTCGCGCAGTGGAGGTGGCCCTCAAGGCCCTCGACGCCGAAGCCGAACTTACCGGCACCGTAGTCGTGACGTACGGCGATGTTCCGCTCCTGACGGGCGAACTGCTCGGGGAACTCGTGACCACCCATGAGGCCGAGGGCAACGCTGTCACGGTACTCACCGCGGTCCTGGACGACGCCACTGGCTATGGCCGCATCCTCCGCGCCGAGGACGGAACTGTCACCGGCATCCGTGAACACAAAGATGCCAGCGAGTCCGAGCGCAGCATCCGCGAGGTCAACTCCGGTATCTACGCCTTCGATGCCGCCGTGCTGCGTACCGCCCTGGCGAAGGTGACAACGGACAACGCGCAAGGCGAGATGTACCTGACTGACGTCCTGGGGTTGGCGCGCGACGCCGGCGGCCGGGTTGCCGCCGTCGTGACCGAAGACCGCTGGCAGGTTGAAGGCGCCAACGACCGCATCCAGCTCTCGGCGCTTGGCGCCGAGCACAACCGCCGCATCATCGAATCCTGGATGCGATCCGGCGTGACCGTGGTTGACCCGGCCACCACCTGGATCGATTCGACGGTGACCCTCGACGAAGACGTCCGTCTGCTGCCCAACACCCAACTGCACGGTTCCACCACAGTGGCGCGCGACGCCGTCGTGGGTCCTGACACCACCTTGACCGATGTCAACGTGGGCGAGGGCGCTAAGGTGATCCGCACTCATGGCTCCGGTTCCACCATTGGTGCCAAGGCGAGCGTTGGACCGTTCACGTACCTCCGCCCGGGCACGGTGCTGGGCGAGACCGGCAAGATCGGCGCGTTCTACGAAACCAAGAACGTGACCATCGGCCGCGGTTCGAAGCTGTCCCACCTGGGCTACGCCGGCGACGCGGAAATCGGTGAGGACACCAACATCGGCTGCGGCAACATCACGGCCAATTATGACGGCGAGAAGAAGCACCGCACGGTGATCGGCTCCGGCGTCCGTACCGGTTCCAACACGGTCTTCGTGGCTCCCGTAACAGTAGGCGACGGTGCCTACAGCGGCGCCGGGGCCGTCATCCGCAAGGATGTTCCCGCAGGCGCCCTCGCCCTCAGCCTGGCCGCGCAGCGGAACGCCGAAGGTTGGGTCATTGCCAACCGTCCGGGTACCGCGTCCGCCACTCTGGCTGAAGCCGCCCAGGAACCGGCGTCCGCCTCCATATCCTCACAATCCCCGGCAACCATAGAAGAAGGCAAACAGGCATGA
- a CDS encoding ribose-phosphate diphosphokinase encodes MSEITAHGEKKLILAAGRAHPELAQEIAKELETELLPIDAYDFANGEIYVRSAESVRGTDAFVIQAHPAPLNNWLMEQLIMIDSLKRASAKRITVVSPFYPYSRQDKKGRGREPISARLVADLYKTAGADRIMSVDLHTSQIQGFFDGPVDHLMAIPLLADYIRTKVEADNITVVSPDTGRVRVAEQWAERLGGAPLAFVHKSRDLTVPNQAVSKTVVGQVEGRTCVLIDDMIDTGGTISGAVQVLKNAGAKDVIIACTHAVFSDPAAQRLADSGAREVVVTNTLPIPAEKRFPSLTVLSIAPLIARAIREVFDDGSVTSLFDGKA; translated from the coding sequence ATGAGCGAAATTACCGCACACGGAGAGAAGAAATTAATTCTCGCCGCCGGAAGGGCACATCCGGAGCTGGCGCAGGAAATCGCGAAGGAGCTGGAGACCGAGCTCCTGCCCATCGACGCCTACGACTTCGCCAATGGGGAAATCTACGTCCGTTCGGCCGAGAGCGTGCGAGGCACCGATGCCTTCGTCATCCAGGCCCACCCGGCGCCGCTGAACAACTGGCTGATGGAGCAGTTGATCATGATCGACTCCCTCAAGCGCGCCTCTGCCAAGAGGATCACGGTTGTTTCGCCGTTCTACCCTTACTCCCGCCAGGACAAGAAGGGCCGCGGCCGCGAGCCCATCTCTGCCCGCCTGGTTGCCGATCTGTACAAGACCGCCGGTGCGGACCGCATCATGTCCGTGGACCTGCACACCTCGCAGATCCAGGGCTTCTTCGACGGCCCCGTTGACCACCTCATGGCCATCCCGCTGTTGGCTGACTACATCCGCACCAAGGTTGAGGCTGACAACATCACCGTTGTTTCCCCCGACACCGGCCGCGTCCGCGTTGCCGAGCAGTGGGCCGAGCGACTGGGCGGCGCCCCGCTGGCGTTCGTGCACAAGAGCCGCGACCTCACGGTTCCCAACCAGGCTGTCTCCAAGACCGTGGTTGGCCAGGTTGAGGGCCGCACCTGCGTCCTGATCGATGACATGATCGACACCGGCGGAACCATCTCCGGTGCTGTCCAGGTCCTGAAGAACGCCGGTGCCAAGGACGTCATCATCGCCTGCACCCACGCGGTCTTCTCCGACCCGGCCGCGCAGCGCCTGGCCGATTCCGGCGCCCGCGAAGTCGTGGTCACCAACACGCTGCCCATCCCGGCCGAGAAGCGCTTCCCGTCGTTGACGGTGTTGTCGATCGCACCGCTGATTGCACGCGCCATCCGTGAAGTGTTCGACGACGGTTCGGTCACCAGCCTTTTCGACGGCAAGGCATAA
- a CDS encoding 50S ribosomal protein L25/general stress protein Ctc encodes MSEQKLTAELRTEFGKGFARRARMAGQIPAVIYGHGAEPIHINLPGRATTLAVRVSNALLAIDVDGEQHLTLVKDIQRDPVKQIIEHVDLQTVKAGEKVTVDIAIHVSGEVAPGAVASLEATTVSLEAEATHVPTAVEVSIEGLKAGESIHASDLVLPKGSTLLTEGDTLVVRIAETASEAEEEAPAAE; translated from the coding sequence ATGTCTGAGCAGAAGCTCACCGCAGAACTGCGCACCGAATTCGGCAAGGGTTTTGCCCGCCGTGCACGCATGGCCGGCCAGATCCCGGCTGTCATCTACGGCCACGGCGCAGAGCCCATCCACATCAACCTGCCGGGCCGCGCCACCACGCTGGCAGTGCGCGTTTCCAACGCCCTCCTGGCGATCGACGTCGACGGCGAGCAGCACCTGACGCTCGTCAAGGACATCCAGCGCGATCCCGTAAAGCAGATCATCGAGCACGTTGACCTGCAGACCGTGAAGGCCGGCGAGAAGGTTACCGTCGACATCGCGATCCACGTTTCCGGTGAAGTTGCTCCGGGTGCTGTTGCCAGCCTCGAAGCCACCACGGTTTCCCTCGAGGCTGAGGCAACCCACGTTCCCACCGCCGTCGAGGTCAGCATCGAAGGCCTCAAGGCCGGCGAGAGCATCCACGCTTCCGACCTCGTCCTGCCGAAGGGTTCCACCCTCCTCACCGAAGGCGACACCCTGGTGGTCCGCATCGCTGAGACCGCTTCCGAGGCTGAAGAAGAAGCACCGGCCGCCGAGTAG
- the pth gene encoding aminoacyl-tRNA hydrolase — MSDTWLIVGLGNPGSEYSNNRHNVGQMVLDELASRMGGKFKVHKARAQVVEGRLGIGGPRVVLAKPMTYMNTSGGPVAGLCNFFDIAPDHVIAVHDEIDIPFNTVKLKLGGGEGGHNGLRDISKALATKDYLRVRVGVGRPPGRMETADYVLRDFATAEKKELPFLLDEAADAVQLLMDQGLLSAQQKHHPAKA, encoded by the coding sequence ATGAGTGACACTTGGCTGATTGTCGGCCTCGGCAACCCCGGCAGTGAGTACAGCAACAACCGGCACAACGTGGGCCAGATGGTGCTGGATGAACTTGCTTCCCGCATGGGCGGAAAGTTCAAGGTCCATAAGGCCCGCGCCCAGGTAGTGGAGGGCCGGCTGGGCATCGGTGGCCCCCGTGTAGTGCTGGCCAAGCCCATGACGTACATGAACACGTCAGGGGGGCCGGTCGCGGGCTTGTGCAACTTTTTCGACATCGCCCCGGACCATGTCATAGCGGTCCACGACGAAATCGACATTCCTTTTAACACAGTCAAGCTAAAACTGGGCGGAGGCGAGGGCGGGCATAACGGCCTGCGGGACATCTCCAAAGCTCTCGCCACCAAGGACTATTTGCGCGTCCGTGTAGGAGTGGGGCGGCCTCCGGGCCGGATGGAGACCGCCGATTACGTCCTTCGTGATTTCGCCACCGCTGAAAAGAAGGAACTGCCGTTCCTGCTGGACGAGGCCGCCGACGCCGTGCAGTTGCTGATGGACCAGGGCCTGTTGTCTGCCCAGCAGAAACACCATCCAGCCAAAGCTTGA